The window CTCGGCGGCCAGATGATTGAGCGGCATCTGCACGCCTGTTTAGGTCTCACGGCAGCCCGTGGCAGTGCCTATTTCACTGCATATGGGCCAGCCACCGGGCAGATGTGGCGGCGATTTGGGGCGGCCATGGCCTGTAGCGTGTTGCCCGAGGATGAGCCTGCTGTGATTGCGGGCGCGCAGACCACCTTCGCCGCTTTTCGGAGCGCCCTGGCACCGTGTCCAGTGTGACCACCGATGCTGGCCTCCTGCTTCCCACCTCCTTAGGGGGGCCAGTGATCACCTCAGACAACTGCGCGCGCGAACCCATTCAGATTCCAGGGAGCATCCAGCCCCACGGCGCGCTGTTGACGGTGGACGCCCGGACGCTTGAGATTTTGCAGGTCAGCGCCAACAGTGAAGCGTTTTTAGGCGCTCCTCCTGCGGCGCTCCGAGGAACTCTGGTGGGAGCGCTGTTGCCGGACAGCGTTCTTGCACCCCTGTTCACTGCCCTCCCCGAAGGCTCGCCTGATCACTTGCAGTACCGTACCCTGTTGCCCCTGCTCGGGACTCACACCGCCCTGACCGCCCACCGGGTTGCGGACTTGTTGGTGTTGGAATTCGAGGCCAGTCAGGGCCATGACCCCACCGGATCACAGGAGCTGCGAAACGCGGTCTTCGCGCTGGAGAGTGCGCCCTCGCTGGCCCGCCTGACCCAGGTCGCGGCAGAGTCAGTGCGCCAACTGACGGGCTTTGACCGAGTGATGGTGTACCGCTTTGCGGAGGACGCCAGTGGTGAGGTGGTGGCTGAGGCCCGCCGAGTCACCCTGCCCGCCTTCTTGGGGCACCGTTTTCCAGAATCGGATATTCCCTCGCAGGCCCGGGCACTCTACGTGCGCCATCTGCTGCGTCTGACCGCAGATACCGAAGCGGAGTCCAGTCCACTGGAACCCCGTCTCAATCCCCAAACGGGCCAGCCGACACCCCTGGGCGGCGCGGTGCTGCGCGTCACCTCTCCCATGCATCTCCAGTACCTGCGCAACATGGGTGTGACCTCCAGCCTGTCGGTCTCGATTGTGGTAGACGGACAGCTCTGGGGACTGATGGCCTGCCATCACGAAACCGCGCTGGTGGTGCCGCCGGACACACGTACCGCGCTGGAATATTTGGGCCGTCTGCTCAACCTTCAGGTGCAGCTGAAGGCCCGCGCCGATACTGACGCGTTTCGGGCCAGGGTGCAGCAGCAGCACGCCCATATCCTGGAGGCCACCGCGCACTCGGTAGCGCCGCTGGAGACCTTCGCCGATGAGCGCCTGGATCTGGAAGGCCTCATGCGGGCCACCGGGGTGATCATGTTTTTCGAGGGGCGCTGGCAAGCCCGGGGACGCACCCCTACGCCCGGTCAGGTGGAGGCCTTGCTCGCCTGGCTGCGCACTCAGGAGGGCACGATCTTTCAAACGGACTCGCTGCTGACCCACTGGCCGCCCGCCGCAGACTGCACAGCCGTAGCCAGCGGCCTGCTGGCCATCAGTGTGGGGCGTGGCTGGGCAGAGGGCATCATCTGGCTTCGCCCGGCCATCTCAGTCCCAATAGTGTGGGGCGGCGCTACACCGGAACAGGCCAAAGATGGCTTGGGGCCGCGCCGCTCGTTTGAGACGTATATACAGACAGTGCAGGGGCGGGCCGAAGCTTGGCACGCTGGAGAGCGGCAAGAAGCGCACGACCTGCAGGTGGCGTTGACCACCGCCCTGGGTGCCCGCCTAAGTGTGGTGCGTGGGCTGAATGCGGCACTAGAACGCTCCAACGCAGAGTGGCGGCAATACGCATTTGTCATTGCGCACGACATGCAAGAACCGGTGCGCCTGATCTCGCAATTCGTGGAATTGTTCCACCTGCGGTACCACGGTCAAGTCGACGCCCACGCCGAACAAATCTTTCACTTCCTGATAACCGAAACGGCACGCCTGCGGAGTCTGACCCACGATTTGCACCGCTACACGGCACTGCTCTCGGCACCGCCTCTCATCCGCAAAGATGTGGAGCTTGGACAGGTCGTCCAGAGCGTGCTGGGCACTTTGGCTCCCCAGATTCTAATGAGCGGCGCACAGATGAGCGTGGCCGAGCCCCTCCCCGTGTTGTTCGCCGATCCCGTCACGCTCCGTGACCTGTTGCAGCAACTGGTACACAACGCCCTTGTCTTTGGAGGGCCAAACCCTCAAGTGCGGATTGAAGCAGTGCGCGTGCTCCAGGCTTGGGAGATCACGGTACGCGATCAGGGAGTGGGCATTGCCCCGGAATATCAGGAGAAGATCTTTGGGCTGTTCCAACGTTTAGGCCGCCGAGAAGACTCGCCGGGCAACGGCATTGGGTTGGCCTTGGGCCGTAAGATCGCCGAGCACCACGGCGGAACGCTGCGGCTGACGTCTACGCTTGGCCTAGGCAGCATCCTGACCTTCCATCTCCCCGATGTCCCTGTCTTGCAGGAGCGGTCATGAAGGCGGATCCTGTGCGGCTGATGCTGGTAGAGGACAATCCGGCTGACGTGTTTTTGATTCAGACTGCACTGGAACTCTCAGACGTGGCGATTCAGTTGTCAGTGGCGTGGAACGGCCAGGACGCCTTAGAGCAGCTTTGGAAGTTGCCTGAGGAACAGCAACCGAACCTGATCTTGTTGGATCTGAATATGCCGCGGATGAACGGCTTTGAACTGTTGGCAGCGGTGCGGGCCGATCCGGCGCTCGCGCACCTGGCGGTGGTGATGCTGACCACCTCGAATGCCGCCGCCGATGTTGAACGGGCCTACGCTTTACAGGTCAACTCCTACATCAGCAAACCAGCCAATTTAGAGGAATTTTTGCAGTTGATTGAGTTGCTCAAAGTCTACTGGTTCAAAGCGGTCAGCCTTCCCGTGACTTACGTTCCCTGACAGTGGCGGAGCGCAGACCGCCTGCCGTTGTTTGCCTGTTCAGGTGGAGGGTTCTGGCAAGCTAATCAGCGAAGGGACAAGTCGGGCGTCTCAGATGATGCTCAGCGGAAATCGGTGGCGGTCGGGCTCGGTGTCAGACACAGACGATCAGCCCACCGCGATTGGCAGACCAGAACCTTGGGAGGACAGTTGACCATGGATGCTGCGTCCGTCAAATTGCGCCTCCTATGTCTAGCGATTTATTCCCCCATCGCGACCTACACAACCGGTTCATTCACCTGACGGCTCAGGACAGTGAATCGAGGCCCACTCGCTGCCGGTAGGCCGCAATGGGCCAGGCCCGCCCACCGCCCTGGCGCACCCACTCGATGTCGCCTCCCGCTGTACGCCGAACCTGAAACGGCTCACCGACCGCACCAAAACCAGCCTCCGGTTTGGGTCTCAGGGTGTTGCCGTCTACCACAGTCAATTCCGTGACACTCAGCGCTGGGTCGCCCTGTGGGATCAGGGACACCAGGCGGCCTCCCAGATTGACCAGGTCGAACACGCCCCAGTCGGTGGCAAAGCGGCCGGTATAGGTGTCCAGATTGAGGCCCGGCGCGTCGGTGGTCTTCTTCTCGGGTACCTTCATCGCCAGATCGATCAGCTTGATGAGATTCGTCGCCCATTCGGTTGCGGGGCCGCCCAGGCAGTTGGTGAGGACGGACACCGCCAGCCCCAATTCCGGATCGAGCCACGACTGCGTGATGTGCCCAGGAAAGCCGCCCGAATGACCGACGACCGTGCGGTTCCCAATCTTCTCCACGATGAAGCCCAGCCCGTACCAACGCCTGACCGGTCGACTGATCTCGGATTCCTGGCGTTGCATCAGGCGCTTGGACGCGTCCGTGAGCAGTTCGGCACGTCCCAAAGCGTGCGCGCCCAGGTAAGCCGTGACATCTTCAGCCGTGCCGTAAAACCCTGTGGCAGCCGCCATCGCCCGCGTGTTCGAAGACGGCAGAACCCGCCGGGTATCGTTGCCTGCCAGCCGCCCGCTGTGCCCGGCCGCCAACTCGGACTCGCGAGCTTGCGGCAGTTCCGGCCCCAGGTTGCTCAGCGCGAGCGGCCCGGTCATGTGGGCCGCGACATAGTCCTCATAGGTTTGGCCGCTGGCTGCCTCAATGATCAGCCCCAGCAGTGAGTAGCCCATGTTCGAGTACTTGAAGAACTGATCCGGTGGGAACACGGCCTCGGCCCGGCACAGTGCGATCAGAGCGTCGCGGCCCGGGAAATCGTGGAGCTGCTGCCAGTAGTCGCTGTCGGCCCCATCGCGGTTGATGCCGGACTGGTGCCCCAGCAGGGCCCGCACCGTCAGCCCCGCTGCGGGCGATCCGGCCAGTTCGGGCAGCCAGCGGCCCGCCAGATCGTCCAGACGCAGCCTTCCGGTCTCGGCCAGTTGGAACAGAGCGGTGGCGGTGAAGGTCTTGGAGTGTGAGGCGATCCGGAAGAGGTGGCGTGGGGTGAGCGGCTGCCCGGTGGCCTCACTCGCCACGCCCAGAGCAAACGAAGCCGCCAACTCACCGTTCACCCGAACCGCCACCTGTACGCCCGGCACCCGCGCCAGATCCCGCTGGTATTCCAGCCAGGACTGCAGGTAGGGGGCCAGGCGGCGTACGGTGTCGGCAAGGGGCATGAAGACAGGGTAGCGCCTGGAATACCAGCCGGTGATGCAGGCCGGTGTCCGGGAGTGATGCGTGGTTTGGCAGACTTCAACAGGAGGATGAGGCCTTACTTTCAGCAGGGAGTCTGTTGCCGCTTGGCCCTCAGACGGATGCCCGTGAAAAGCGCCAGAATCAGCGCGGCGATCAGGAGCAAAAGCCTCACTGTCAGGCTGTCTTGGGCGCTGTCCTCCCCCTGGCATGTGCCACGACTGCGCATAGGGTTTCTGTTCCTCGGCAAATCCCGGTAATGCTCCAGCAATGACTTCCAGACCCTGTTGAAGCGAGGGACGAGCACACTGGAGAGCATCATGGGGAAACAACGGAAAACCTGGACGACCGACGTCAAAGAAGCCATGGTCTTGAGCGTTTTGCGCGGAGAACTGGGCGTGGCAGAAGCCGCCCGACAGCATGATGTCAATGAAAGCCTGATCCACAGTTGGAAAGCCCAGTTCCTGGAGGCGGGCCGTGCTCGCCTCGACGGAGATCGTCCAGATCAGGGCGTGAGTCTGTTGGAGTCATCGGCGAAGGCTCGCAACGCCGCTTGGAGAATTTCTTGGAGCATTACCAGTAGGGCGGCCAGGCCAGCGCCCGTTACGGTGTGTTCCACTTTCACCTGGGTGGCGGCACTCAGGGGCATCGAACCGTATTCCGCATCCTCTTGGGCCTGCACGATGGCCGTGCCCCCAAACCGCCCAATCGTCCAGAAGCCCGGTGTGCCGTCATCCAGCAGCCCCGACAGCACCACACCGATCACGTTTGGCTCCTCGCTGTAAGCCGCCGACCGAAACAGCGTATCGATGGCAGGGCGCATCCGGTTTTCTTTGGGGCCCTGGGTCACGCTGAACTGCCCGTTCTCGACCAGCAGATGAGGGTCAGGAGAGGCGCAGTAGATGTGGCCCGGCAAGATCGCTTCACCGTCTACCGGATGCGAGGCGGGCCGCCCGGTTCAGAATCTCGGCGAGGTGGCTGGGCATGGAGGCTGGGATGTGCGTGACAATGCAGATGGCGGCGGGAAAATCAGCAGGCAAACCTGCGGCCAAGAGAAGCAGGGGGGGCCAGGCCACCGGCAGAAGGAGCCGATAATCACCAGGGGGTGCAGGGGCGTAGGGTATTGTCTCGTGGCTCCAGGTGCTGAGCGGGTGCGCCGCTCTGGAGTACAGGACGGCGCAGCGTTCATCTGGGCCCACTTTGAATGGCGCAGGCCAAACGCCCCTCCATCCCGGCGCTCCTGATCGTGCCCCCTTTCAGTGGAAAAGACTGCAGGCGAGAGGAAGCAGAAGAACCCGTCCGTCTTGGGGGCTACTGGATGTCGCGGCGGCTTCCAGAATTCACTTGAGGAAAAAGCCTTTCCTTTCGCGTGACCCTGGGAAGGCTCCACCGGGCTGGCGCATCTACCGCTCGTTTTACCTTTTAGCGCAGGCCTGTGCTTATCCTCACTTCGGCCTGTCCACCCCTGGTCTGCCTTCTTAAGATTGACCCTGCAGAGGAATTTGTTAATTCCCTATGTACATTCCTAAAGCCGTTCAGGACTATGCCGAGCGGGGGTTGAAGCGGCGCAAAGAACACGGTTCCGGCGGCACCAAAGTCGGCGAAACGGTCGCCAAACTGCTGGCCGCAGGCGGCACCGTTACGGCCCGCAAAGCACGGCACATGGCCCGCTACTTTCCACGTCATGCCCACGGCAACTTAAATCAGACCAGCAGGCCCTCACGCGGCTGCATTGCTTGACTCCTGTGAGGAGACCGTATCGGTGGCAGGTCATGGCCCAACTCGTCACCACAGTTCAAGGGAGGGCAGCGCTTCGTCAAGCCGCTCACGGCTGAGCGAGGCTTGGTGCTGTGCGCCCCACTGAGCGAACCCAGCGTTTCACCTCAGCGTCCGAGCTGCGCCAACCGCTCGCGAACACGGGGCGCCACCTCGCCTCCAAGCAGGTCGATGGCCCGCAGCATACGGTCATGCGCCAGCGCCACATTCGTCATCTGAAAAGTCAGGCGCGACACTCCTCCCAACACCTCGTGCACATGCACGGCTTTGTCGACTACCTCCTGCACGCTCCCGATCAGGTACGCCCCAGACGGGCCACACTCGGCCTCGAACTGGGCGCGTGAGGCCGGCGGCCAGCCGCGCTCACGGCCAATCGTGTCGACCATGCGTGCGTAGCCCGGGTAAAACGCGGCGCGGGCCGCCTGTGACGTCTGCGCCACGAAACCGAACGCGTGCACGCTCACCCGCAGCGCCTCTTCGGGGTGTCCCGCCGCCGCACCCGCACGGCGGTACAAGTCCACCAGAGGCCGGAACCGCCGGAACTCACCGCCAATGATGGCCACCATCAGCGGCAGACCGAGCGTTCCCGCACGAATGAACGACGCGGGCGTGCCGCCGACCCCGACCCAGATGGGCAGCCGCTCCTGGTGCGGGCGTGGATACACGCCCTGTCCGGTCAGCGGCGCGCGGAATCGCCCCTGCCACCGCACGTGCGTCTGATCGCGCAGTTGCAGGAGCAGGTCAAGCTTTTCGGCAAACAGCGCGTCGTAGTCTTCCAGGTGCAGGCCGAACAGCGGGTAAGCTTCCACAAACGAACCTCGTCCCACCACGATCTCCGCGCGGCCACGGGACAGCAGGTCGAGGGTGGCGTACTGCTGGAACACCCGCACCGGATCGTCGGCGCTGAGGACGGTCACGGCGCTGTTGAGACGAATGCGTGTGGTGCGGGCAGCGGCGGCGGCGAGGATGATGGCGGGCGCGGCATCGAGATATTCGCGGCGGTGGTGTTCACCGACCCCAAAGGAATCGAGGCCCGCCTCGTCGGCACGTTCAATTTCTTCGATCAGATGGTTGAGGCGGTCGGCACCCGGGAGCGTGATTCCGGTGTCCGGGTCAGTGATGGTGGCGGCGAAACTATCGATGCCTATCTGCATGCGGGTCTCCTTGGGCGGTTCACGGTGGGGGAGACCGTGTGGCCGACCCCCGCACCAGAACGAGTTCGTCTTCAAAGCTCAGGACATTCAGGCTGGCGTGACGCTCTTCCAGGCGCCGCAAGACGATTTTGAGGTGCAGTGGATTGCTGCTCAGCCGGTCTAGATCCTCAACCACCAACACGTCGCCGGAGCGTAAGAGGTCGATGGTGCGGTGCAGAACCGGTCGGCTGAGGTGATCCCCGCCGCTGATTTCCACAAAGAGAGCCTGGCAGCCTGCGGCGATCAGCCGGGCGGCTTGGGGGAAGGGTGAATCGAGGACATGGCCGGAGCGAACATAACCTATCAACATGGCATCTCCCTCATGAGCAACAAGGGCACAGGGAGGACGAAAGCCTCTGCCCCCTGCGAACCATTCTAGAGACGGATCTCCTCAGCAGCGGAAAGGTATAGCCGTGCTTGGAACATCGCGAGTCCGCTTACAACTGGTCAGAAGGCAGAGCGGATCGTGCAATAGGGCAGTTCCCGCCGCAACCGTGCCGTGAAGCGCTCCACCGCTTACTCCCTCAACCCCCAGTGGTGGCGCAGATTGATCTCCCCTATACAGCAACCCCACTGCTTTGGGATGCCAGCCGAGATCGACCTCATGCAGGCCCGCGTTGTGGGTCAGGAGAGTCGCTTTCGCCACCAGCTGAGCTTTGGCCTGCGGCGAGAAATTCAGCTGCACCTCGTACGGGTAACAACCCATTTCGCCGGGAACGTCCGTTGAGGAGGAATTGCCGTCTGGACCAAATTAAGCCCTTTGCACACACTGCGAACTCTCCCCTCTGAACTACTCCGCAATCCCGCCCAAATCAACGCGCCAATCAGCTGAAGTCCGTGATCAGTCCCTGAATCTCCCAACAGTGTCGGTT of the Deinococcus sp. QL22 genome contains:
- a CDS encoding Atu2307/SP_0267 family LLM class monooxygenase, with product MQIGIDSFAATITDPDTGITLPGADRLNHLIEEIERADEAGLDSFGVGEHHRREYLDAAPAIILAAAAARTTRIRLNSAVTVLSADDPVRVFQQYATLDLLSRGRAEIVVGRGSFVEAYPLFGLHLEDYDALFAEKLDLLLQLRDQTHVRWQGRFRAPLTGQGVYPRPHQERLPIWVGVGGTPASFIRAGTLGLPLMVAIIGGEFRRFRPLVDLYRRAGAAAGHPEEALRVSVHAFGFVAQTSQAARAAFYPGYARMVDTIGRERGWPPASRAQFEAECGPSGAYLIGSVQEVVDKAVHVHEVLGGVSRLTFQMTNVALAHDRMLRAIDLLGGEVAPRVRERLAQLGR
- a CDS encoding response regulator codes for the protein MKADPVRLMLVEDNPADVFLIQTALELSDVAIQLSVAWNGQDALEQLWKLPEEQQPNLILLDLNMPRMNGFELLAAVRADPALAHLAVVMLTTSNAAADVERAYALQVNSYISKPANLEEFLQLIELLKVYWFKAVSLPVTYVP
- a CDS encoding ATP-binding protein; this encodes MTTDAGLLLPTSLGGPVITSDNCAREPIQIPGSIQPHGALLTVDARTLEILQVSANSEAFLGAPPAALRGTLVGALLPDSVLAPLFTALPEGSPDHLQYRTLLPLLGTHTALTAHRVADLLVLEFEASQGHDPTGSQELRNAVFALESAPSLARLTQVAAESVRQLTGFDRVMVYRFAEDASGEVVAEARRVTLPAFLGHRFPESDIPSQARALYVRHLLRLTADTEAESSPLEPRLNPQTGQPTPLGGAVLRVTSPMHLQYLRNMGVTSSLSVSIVVDGQLWGLMACHHETALVVPPDTRTALEYLGRLLNLQVQLKARADTDAFRARVQQQHAHILEATAHSVAPLETFADERLDLEGLMRATGVIMFFEGRWQARGRTPTPGQVEALLAWLRTQEGTIFQTDSLLTHWPPAADCTAVASGLLAISVGRGWAEGIIWLRPAISVPIVWGGATPEQAKDGLGPRRSFETYIQTVQGRAEAWHAGERQEAHDLQVALTTALGARLSVVRGLNAALERSNAEWRQYAFVIAHDMQEPVRLISQFVELFHLRYHGQVDAHAEQIFHFLITETARLRSLTHDLHRYTALLSAPPLIRKDVELGQVVQSVLGTLAPQILMSGAQMSVAEPLPVLFADPVTLRDLLQQLVHNALVFGGPNPQVRIEAVRVLQAWEITVRDQGVGIAPEYQEKIFGLFQRLGRREDSPGNGIGLALGRKIAEHHGGTLRLTSTLGLGSILTFHLPDVPVLQERS
- a CDS encoding serine hydrolase, yielding MPLADTVRRLAPYLQSWLEYQRDLARVPGVQVAVRVNGELAASFALGVASEATGQPLTPRHLFRIASHSKTFTATALFQLAETGRLRLDDLAGRWLPELAGSPAAGLTVRALLGHQSGINRDGADSDYWQQLHDFPGRDALIALCRAEAVFPPDQFFKYSNMGYSLLGLIIEAASGQTYEDYVAAHMTGPLALSNLGPELPQARESELAAGHSGRLAGNDTRRVLPSSNTRAMAAATGFYGTAEDVTAYLGAHALGRAELLTDASKRLMQRQESEISRPVRRWYGLGFIVEKIGNRTVVGHSGGFPGHITQSWLDPELGLAVSVLTNCLGGPATEWATNLIKLIDLAMKVPEKKTTDAPGLNLDTYTGRFATDWGVFDLVNLGGRLVSLIPQGDPALSVTELTVVDGNTLRPKPEAGFGAVGEPFQVRRTAGGDIEWVRQGGGRAWPIAAYRQRVGLDSLS
- a CDS encoding recombinase family protein, producing the protein MLIGYVRSGHVLDSPFPQAARLIAAGCQALFVEISGGDHLSRPVLHRTIDLLRSGDVLVVEDLDRLSSNPLHLKIVLRRLEERHASLNVLSFEDELVLVRGSATRSPPP